The Alphaproteobacteria bacterium genome has a segment encoding these proteins:
- a CDS encoding riboflavin synthase: protein MFTGIIQDVGEVLAVQQAGDRTLTIATKLPLVDLDLGASVACNGICLTVVEKQAAAFMVQLSAETLGKTTAGGWRQGTKVNLERSLRAGDELGGHLVQGHVDGTGTIKSRTPEGDSLRFVIAVPSSLSRYIAPKGAVTLDGVSLTINDVLETGPEAAFGVNIIPHTRQWTNFGTLQPGNGVNIEVDMMARYLGRLLDAQTAGQR, encoded by the coding sequence ATGTTTACCGGTATCATACAGGATGTGGGTGAAGTGCTGGCGGTGCAGCAGGCGGGTGACCGCACGCTGACCATTGCCACCAAATTGCCGCTGGTTGATCTCGATCTCGGTGCTTCCGTCGCCTGTAACGGCATTTGCCTGACCGTCGTGGAAAAGCAGGCGGCGGCCTTTATGGTCCAGCTTTCAGCCGAAACGCTTGGTAAAACCACGGCGGGCGGGTGGCGGCAAGGCACGAAGGTTAATCTTGAGCGTTCCCTGCGCGCGGGGGACGAGCTTGGCGGTCACCTTGTACAAGGCCATGTGGACGGTACCGGCACAATCAAAAGCCGTACGCCGGAGGGGGATTCACTGCGTTTTGTAATTGCCGTTCCTTCCAGCCTTTCCAGATACATAGCGCCAAAAGGTGCAGTAACGCTTGATGGTGTATCGCTTACCATAAATGATGTGCTAGAAACGGGGCCGGAAGCCGCTTTTGGCGTCAACATCATACCCCATACACGGCAATGGACGAATTTCGGCACTCTGCAGCCCGGCAACGGCGTGAACATAGAAGTGGACATGATGGCCCGGTATCTGGGCCGTCTGCTGGACGCCCAGACGGCCGGGCAGCGCTGA
- the nrdR gene encoding transcriptional repressor NrdR has product MHCPFCGHSDTQVKDSRPTDDGAAIRRRRFCGNCGARFTTFERVQLRDLIVLKTDGEKEVFDREKLERSMRIALRKRPVDEERLDRVINSIVRQLESLGDNEVATKKIGELVMETLLALDHVAYVRYASVYKDFRSPGDFNEFVDTLKKESA; this is encoded by the coding sequence ATGCACTGCCCCTTTTGTGGTCATAGCGATACGCAGGTGAAGGACAGCCGCCCGACGGATGATGGCGCGGCCATTCGCCGCCGCCGTTTTTGCGGCAATTGCGGGGCGCGCTTCACCACGTTCGAACGGGTGCAGTTGCGCGACCTTATTGTGCTCAAGACCGACGGGGAAAAGGAAGTTTTCGACCGCGAGAAGCTTGAGCGGTCGATGCGGATCGCGCTGCGCAAGCGCCCGGTTGACGAAGAGCGGCTCGATCGCGTGATCAACAGCATCGTGCGTCAGCTTGAATCGCTGGGCGATAACGAAGTGGCCACCAAGAAGATCGGCGAGCTGGTCATGGAAACGCTGCTCGCGCTCGATCACGTTGCCTATGTGCGCTATGCGTCCGTGTACAAGGATTTCCGTTCGCCCGGCGATTTCAACGAATTCGTCGATACGTTGAAGAAGGAAAGCGCCTGA
- a CDS encoding serine hydroxymethyltransferase yields the protein MGETQYDTFFNGSVAQSDPELYASIQAELKREQTEIELIASENIVSRAVLEAQGSVLTNKYAEGLPGKRYYGGCEAVDIAENLAIERACKLFGCSFANVQSHSGAQANQAVFLALLQPGDTFLGLDLACGGHLTHGSPVNVSGKWFKAVGYKVDPETHLIDMDEVRKLALEHKPKMIIAGGSAYPRAPDFAAFRKIADEVGAYFMVDMAHFAGLVAGGVHPSPVPHAHVTTTTTHKTLRGPRGGMILTNDPALAKKLNSAVFPGLQGGPLMHVIAAKAVMLGEALRPEFKVYAKNVIENAKVLAATLVKHGFAIVSGGTDSHLVLVDLRPKGLTGKAADHSLHNAGITCNKNGIPFDPQPPMVTSGIRVGSPASTTRGFGVAEFTQIGDLIAEVLEGLAANPDDNSAAEQKVRAKVAGLCKRFPIYQGS from the coding sequence ATGGGCGAAACGCAGTACGATACTTTCTTCAACGGCTCTGTCGCGCAAAGCGATCCGGAGCTTTATGCGTCCATCCAGGCGGAATTGAAGCGCGAACAAACGGAAATCGAACTGATTGCCTCGGAAAACATCGTTTCGCGCGCCGTGCTGGAAGCGCAAGGCTCGGTTCTGACCAATAAATATGCCGAAGGCTTGCCGGGCAAACGTTACTACGGGGGCTGCGAGGCCGTCGATATCGCCGAGAACCTTGCGATCGAGCGCGCCTGCAAACTGTTCGGCTGTTCTTTCGCCAATGTGCAATCCCATTCCGGTGCGCAGGCGAACCAGGCCGTGTTCCTCGCATTGCTGCAGCCGGGCGATACGTTTCTGGGTCTTGATCTTGCGTGCGGCGGGCATCTGACGCACGGCTCGCCCGTCAACGTTTCCGGCAAATGGTTCAAGGCCGTCGGGTACAAGGTTGATCCCGAAACGCATCTGATCGATATGGATGAAGTTCGCAAGCTTGCACTGGAACACAAGCCGAAAATGATCATCGCCGGGGGCTCTGCCTATCCGCGTGCGCCGGACTTTGCAGCCTTCCGCAAAATTGCCGATGAAGTTGGCGCTTACTTCATGGTCGATATGGCTCACTTTGCCGGTCTTGTGGCCGGTGGCGTGCATCCGAGCCCGGTGCCCCACGCGCATGTGACGACCACGACCACGCATAAAACGTTGCGCGGACCCCGCGGCGGCATGATCCTGACAAACGACCCGGCGCTCGCGAAGAAGCTGAATTCGGCTGTGTTTCCGGGCCTGCAAGGTGGCCCGCTTATGCACGTTATCGCCGCCAAGGCGGTAATGCTGGGCGAAGCGCTGCGCCCGGAATTCAAGGTGTATGCGAAAAACGTTATTGAAAACGCCAAGGTGCTTGCGGCTACGCTGGTCAAGCATGGCTTTGCCATTGTTTCCGGCGGCACCGATAGTCACCTTGTGCTTGTCGATCTGCGTCCGAAGGGCTTAACCGGAAAGGCAGCCGATCATTCCCTGCATAATGCCGGAATAACCTGTAACAAGAACGGCATTCCGTTCGATCCGCAGCCGCCGATGGTTACATCCGGTATTCGTGTAGGCAGCCCGGCCAGCACGACGCGCGGTTTTGGCGTGGCCGAATTCACGCAAATCGGCGATCTGATTGCCGAAGTGCTTGAAGGCCTTGCCGCCAACCCGGATGACAACAGCGCCGCCGAACAAAAGGTGCGTGCCAAGGTTGCCGGTTTGTGTAAGCGTTTTCCCATTTACCAAGGGTCATAA
- a CDS encoding RpiB/LacA/LacB family sugar-phosphate isomerase, which translates to MAQQTIAFAADHRGFALKTELVAYAGKQGYGVLDLGTDSEERCDSIDYALKMAQTMAAGKAALGILICGTGNGIAQVANRYKSIICAVCHNSTLAKLARQHNDANVMALGAHVIGREVALDCLDAFVKTDFLGGRYGERREKLAKLGGL; encoded by the coding sequence ATGGCCCAACAGACCATTGCCTTCGCTGCCGACCATCGCGGCTTTGCCCTGAAGACCGAGCTTGTGGCCTACGCAGGCAAACAGGGTTATGGCGTGCTCGATCTCGGCACCGACAGCGAAGAACGCTGCGACAGTATCGATTACGCGCTGAAAATGGCGCAAACGATGGCGGCGGGCAAGGCGGCGCTCGGCATCCTGATATGCGGTACCGGCAACGGCATCGCGCAGGTCGCGAATCGCTACAAAAGCATCATTTGCGCGGTGTGCCACAATTCGACGCTCGCGAAGCTGGCGCGTCAGCATAACGATGCGAATGTGATGGCGCTTGGCGCGCACGTGATCGGGCGCGAAGTTGCGCTCGATTGCCTCGATGCTTTCGTCAAAACGGATTTCCTCGGCGGCCGCTATGGCGAGCGGCGCGAGAAACTTGCAAAACTCGGCGGATTATAA
- the bioF gene encoding 8-amino-7-oxononanoate synthase: MGGTIDDFARAKLASIAHHGLLRTIKDTDCAEGMAVTRGGERLISFCSNDYLGLAQNAEVRAAAKAAVDRYGAGAGASRLVTGNHPLYDVLEEKLARLKGAEAACVFGSGYLANIGIIPCFAAAGDIILADELYHSCMERGARLSGAQTVLFAHNDTQDLARKLAEHRPAVRHALIITEGVFSMDGDLAPLPAIMELAAAHDAWLLTDDAHGFGVLGGGRGSAAHWNVKPHLQMGTLSKAAGSYGGYVCGGGDVIAYIKNKARSLIYSTALPPATLGAAIKALELIEADAMLAQRALGNAKLFCSLAGLPVPQSTVVPVLYGAEEAALAASQRLEAQGFLVAAIRPPTVPRGTARLRLTFSATHAEGDIRRLAAALAADAGQYRAA, from the coding sequence ATGGGCGGCACGATTGACGATTTTGCGCGGGCCAAGCTGGCGTCTATTGCGCATCACGGGCTTTTGCGTACCATCAAGGATACGGATTGCGCCGAAGGCATGGCCGTCACACGCGGCGGCGAACGGCTGATCAGTTTTTGCAGCAACGATTATCTTGGGCTCGCGCAGAACGCCGAAGTGCGCGCCGCGGCCAAGGCGGCGGTCGATCGCTATGGCGCGGGTGCCGGCGCCTCCCGGCTCGTGACAGGCAATCACCCGCTTTATGATGTGCTTGAAGAAAAACTCGCGCGGCTGAAAGGCGCGGAAGCCGCCTGTGTGTTCGGTTCGGGCTATCTCGCCAACATAGGCATCATTCCCTGTTTTGCCGCGGCGGGCGATATTATTCTTGCCGATGAACTGTACCATTCATGCATGGAGCGTGGCGCGCGGCTTTCCGGCGCGCAAACCGTTTTGTTTGCGCATAACGATACGCAGGATCTCGCGCGCAAACTGGCGGAACACCGCCCGGCGGTGCGGCACGCGCTGATCATTACCGAAGGCGTGTTCAGCATGGATGGCGATCTGGCGCCGCTGCCCGCCATCATGGAGCTGGCGGCGGCGCATGATGCGTGGTTGCTGACCGACGATGCTCATGGTTTCGGCGTGCTCGGCGGGGGCAGGGGTTCGGCGGCGCATTGGAATGTGAAACCGCATTTGCAAATGGGCACGTTGTCGAAGGCGGCCGGTTCTTATGGCGGCTATGTGTGTGGCGGCGGGGATGTTATCGCCTATATAAAGAACAAGGCGCGTTCGCTGATCTATTCGACTGCGTTGCCGCCCGCGACGCTCGGGGCCGCGATCAAGGCGCTTGAGCTGATCGAAGCGGACGCGATGCTGGCGCAGCGCGCGCTCGGTAACGCGAAGCTGTTTTGCAGCCTCGCTGGCCTACCCGTGCCGCAAAGCACAGTCGTGCCGGTTTTGTACGGCGCGGAGGAAGCGGCGCTGGCGGCTTCGCAACGGCTTGAAGCGCAAGGCTTTCTGGTCGCCGCCATTCGCCCGCCCACGGTGCCGCGCGGAACGGCGCGTCTGCGCCTGACCTTCTCGGCCACGCATGCGGAAGGCGATATTCGCCGTCTTGCGGCTGCGCTTGCGGCGGATGCCGGGCAATACCGCGCGGCCTAG
- a CDS encoding RelA/SpoT family protein, giving the protein MMRQYELVERVRAYDPNIDEDLLNKAYVFSMKAHGTQTRASGDPYFSHPLEVAGILTDMKLDTATIATALMHDTVEDTVATIEDIKKLFGPEVARLVDGVTKLSRIEFQNDQAKQAENFRKLVLAMSEDIRVLLIKLADRLHNMRTLHHIPNADKRKRIARETLDIYAPLAERIGIEKMQHELEDLAFAELNGDARDSIVARLSYLRSEGSDAINKILVELRQQLQQAGIKAEVAGREKAPYSIWLKMQRKNVTFEQLSDIMAFRVVVDAIEQCYQVLGILHSNYPVVPGRFKDYISTPKPNHYQSLHTGIIGPARQRIEVQIRTKDMNEVADLGVAAHWAYKSGAGKTEGKQYRWLRELLDIVEHAQKPEEFLEHTKLELFQDQVFCFSPKGDLVALPRGATPVDFAYAVHSQIGDTCVGSKVNGRMVPLRTQLHNGDQVEIITQKGSQPSLQWERFVVSGKARARLRRFVRTQQREEYVTLGRSILEKLFKQEGLEFTEKPLEAVLKQFQAQAVDDLYANIGASLQTPRDVFHAAFPERKLRVPEKTPEQAVATAQARQRPREGDQPLTLKGLIPGMAVHYARCCHPIPGDPIVGIVTTGKGVTVHTTDCETLDSFAAAPERWIDVAWDDGHSKEAKLVGRLVLVITNLPNSFGTVTTIIGKSQGNITNLKITNRSPDFFDLLVDVEVKDVKHLNAVIAALRANTAVTSVERAKAR; this is encoded by the coding sequence ATGATGCGCCAGTATGAGCTGGTTGAGCGCGTCCGCGCCTATGATCCGAACATCGACGAAGACCTTTTAAATAAGGCTTATGTGTTTTCCATGAAGGCGCACGGCACGCAAACGCGGGCTTCGGGCGATCCGTATTTTTCCCATCCGCTCGAGGTTGCGGGCATCCTGACGGACATGAAGCTCGATACCGCGACCATCGCAACGGCGCTGATGCACGATACGGTGGAAGATACGGTCGCGACGATCGAGGACATCAAAAAGCTGTTCGGGCCGGAAGTGGCGCGTCTGGTCGATGGCGTGACCAAGCTTTCGCGCATCGAATTTCAGAACGATCAGGCCAAGCAGGCCGAGAATTTCCGCAAGCTCGTGCTCGCGATGTCGGAAGATATCCGCGTGCTGCTGATCAAGCTGGCCGACAGGTTGCACAATATGCGTACCCTGCATCACATCCCGAACGCGGACAAGCGCAAGCGCATCGCGCGCGAAACCCTCGATATCTATGCCCCGCTGGCCGAGCGCATCGGTATCGAGAAAATGCAGCACGAGCTGGAAGACCTTGCTTTCGCCGAACTGAACGGCGACGCGCGCGACAGTATTGTGGCGCGCCTTAGCTATCTGCGCAGCGAAGGCAGCGACGCGATCAACAAAATTCTCGTCGAACTGCGTCAGCAATTGCAGCAGGCGGGGATCAAGGCCGAGGTGGCGGGCCGCGAAAAGGCGCCCTATTCGATCTGGCTGAAGATGCAGCGCAAGAACGTGACGTTCGAACAATTGTCGGACATCATGGCGTTCCGCGTGGTCGTGGATGCGATCGAGCAATGCTATCAGGTGCTCGGCATTCTGCACAGCAACTACCCCGTGGTGCCCGGCCGGTTCAAGGATTACATCTCGACCCCCAAGCCCAACCATTATCAAAGCCTGCACACCGGCATCATCGGTCCGGCGCGGCAGCGCATCGAGGTGCAGATCCGTACGAAGGATATGAACGAGGTCGCGGACCTTGGCGTTGCGGCGCACTGGGCCTACAAATCCGGTGCGGGCAAGACGGAAGGCAAACAGTATCGCTGGTTGCGCGAACTGCTTGATATCGTCGAGCATGCGCAAAAGCCCGAAGAATTTCTCGAACACACGAAGCTGGAGCTGTTTCAGGATCAGGTGTTCTGCTTTTCGCCCAAGGGCGATTTGGTGGCGCTGCCGCGCGGTGCGACGCCGGTCGATTTTGCCTATGCTGTGCATAGCCAGATCGGCGATACCTGTGTCGGCTCCAAGGTAAATGGGCGCATGGTGCCGTTGCGCACACAGCTGCATAACGGCGATCAGGTCGAGATTATCACGCAAAAAGGTTCGCAGCCTTCGCTGCAATGGGAGCGGTTCGTCGTCAGCGGCAAGGCGCGCGCCCGTCTGCGCCGCTTTGTGCGCACGCAGCAGCGGGAAGAATATGTCACGCTCGGCCGCTCCATCCTTGAAAAGCTTTTCAAGCAAGAAGGGCTGGAATTCACCGAAAAACCGCTCGAAGCGGTGCTGAAACAGTTCCAGGCACAGGCGGTTGATGATCTGTACGCAAATATCGGCGCTTCGCTGCAAACCCCGCGCGATGTGTTTCATGCCGCGTTCCCCGAACGCAAATTGCGCGTGCCGGAAAAAACGCCCGAACAGGCGGTCGCAACCGCGCAGGCGCGGCAACGTCCGCGCGAAGGCGATCAGCCGCTGACGCTGAAGGGGCTTATTCCCGGCATGGCGGTGCATTATGCGCGCTGTTGCCACCCGATACCGGGCGATCCGATCGTGGGCATCGTCACCACCGGCAAGGGCGTGACCGTCCATACGACCGATTGCGAAACGCTCGACAGCTTTGCGGCCGCGCCCGAACGCTGGATCGATGTGGCGTGGGACGATGGCCATAGCAAGGAAGCCAAGCTTGTCGGCCGGCTCGTGCTGGTGATCACAAATTTGCCCAACAGCTTCGGTACGGTCACGACCATCATTGGCAAATCGCAGGGCAACATCACCAACCTGAAGATCACCAACCGTTCGCCCGATTTCTTCGATCTTCTGGTGGATGTCGAGGTGAAGGACGTCAAGCATCTCAATGCCGTCATCGCCGCGCTGCGCGCCAACACCGCGGTTACGTCGGTCGAACGCGCCAAGGCGCGCTAG
- a CDS encoding DNA-directed RNA polymerase subunit omega, translating into MARVTVEDCVVQVPNRFELVLLSARRAREIGSGALLQVERDRDKNPVVALREIAEEKLELETLQESLIKGLQRRVEPDQPEEEVVELMAGEQQSWVMGNDDSADEEISEEEMGEEEGTETVASDMPASGGASFEDADITDR; encoded by the coding sequence ATGGCGCGCGTTACGGTTGAAGATTGTGTGGTGCAGGTTCCGAACCGGTTCGAACTGGTTCTTCTTTCCGCGCGCCGTGCGCGCGAGATTGGTTCCGGCGCGCTGCTGCAGGTCGAACGCGACCGCGATAAAAACCCCGTCGTCGCGCTGCGCGAGATTGCGGAAGAAAAGCTCGAGCTTGAAACGCTTCAGGAATCCCTCATCAAGGGCCTGCAGCGCCGCGTTGAGCCCGACCAGCCCGAAGAAGAGGTTGTAGAACTGATGGCCGGCGAACAACAGAGCTGGGTCATGGGCAACGATGACAGCGCTGACGAAGAAATCAGCGAAGAGGAAATGGGCGAAGAAGAAGGCACCGAAACTGTAGCCAGCGATATGCCGGCCTCCGGCGGTGCCTCGTTTGAAGACGCGGACATTACCGACCGCTGA
- a CDS encoding NYN domain-containing protein, with protein MIFYKEERMALFIDGANLYAAARGLGFDIDYKRLLELFANKGRLVRAFYYTALVENEEYSPIRPLVDWLDYNGYTMVTKPTKEFTDAFGRRKIKGNMDIELAIDVMEMSDELEHIVIFSGDGDFRRLVEAVQRKGVRISVVSTMRSQPPMVADELRRQADNFIELQELAPFIARATREGGQQAPGQQPMKEVAQNLATSRQEMEDEDGDVEEVA; from the coding sequence ATGATTTTCTATAAAGAAGAGCGTATGGCCCTTTTTATCGATGGCGCCAATCTGTACGCCGCAGCCCGTGGACTTGGGTTCGATATCGATTACAAGCGCTTGCTTGAACTCTTCGCCAACAAGGGCCGGCTTGTACGCGCCTTCTATTACACCGCGCTGGTGGAAAACGAAGAATACTCCCCGATCCGTCCGCTGGTCGATTGGCTCGATTACAACGGCTACACCATGGTCACGAAACCGACCAAGGAATTTACCGATGCATTCGGGCGCCGCAAGATCAAAGGCAACATGGATATCGAACTCGCGATCGACGTTATGGAAATGTCGGACGAGCTTGAGCATATCGTTATCTTTTCCGGCGACGGGGATTTCCGCCGTCTGGTCGAAGCCGTGCAGCGCAAGGGCGTACGCATCAGCGTCGTCAGCACCATGCGTTCGCAGCCGCCGATGGTGGCCGATGAACTGCGCCGCCAGGCCGATAACTTCATCGAACTCCAGGAACTCGCACCCTTCATCGCCCGCGCCACCCGCGAAGGCGGCCAGCAGGCCCCGGGCCAGCAGCCGATGAAGGAAGTCGCCCAGAACCTCGCCACCTCGCGGCAGGAAATGGAAGACGAAGACGGCGATGTCGAAGAGGTTGCGTAA
- the smpB gene encoding SsrA-binding protein SmpB produces MTADKKKEERMKARRSIALNRRARFDYHIADTFEAGIILTGTEVKSLRAGQASIEDAYAGDKGGQMHIFNMYVAPYGKAGDHLQHDARRPRPLLLHKREIGKLMGAVARDGMTLVPLALYFNKRGIAKVEIGLAKGKTKGDKRETIKQRDWQREKSRVMRERG; encoded by the coding sequence ATGACGGCAGACAAGAAAAAAGAAGAACGCATGAAGGCGCGGCGCTCGATCGCGCTCAACCGCCGTGCGCGCTTCGATTACCACATTGCCGATACGTTCGAAGCCGGGATTATTCTGACGGGCACCGAGGTCAAATCGTTGCGTGCGGGGCAGGCGAGCATCGAGGATGCGTATGCGGGCGATAAGGGCGGGCAGATGCATATCTTCAATATGTATGTCGCGCCCTATGGCAAGGCAGGCGACCATTTACAGCATGATGCGCGGCGGCCGCGCCCGTTGCTTCTGCATAAGCGCGAGATTGGAAAACTTATGGGCGCGGTCGCGCGCGATGGCATGACGTTGGTTCCGCTCGCGCTCTATTTCAACAAGCGTGGTATTGCGAAGGTCGAGATTGGCCTTGCGAAGGGCAAGACCAAGGGTGACAAGCGCGAAACCATCAAGCAACGCGATTGGCAGCGGGAAAAAAGCCGCGTGATGCGCGAACGGGGCTAA
- a CDS encoding transglycosylase SLT domain-containing protein, producing MIARFLTACRAHVILLALILLAVVSVPHTASAQQSLSDTDKKHYKEAFRALDRKKTGDALAFARRAKDQTLAEVIKAGALGLPGNPFSFADTISFIETHDDWPGLDDIRRMAEEKMPDSWPAQQTVNWFTAHPALTMNGFYRHMDALFATGQTAQAALLIRGRWTGGNFTRDELRAFRARFSSTLRPQDHWARTDQLIWDEAYDAARRMYDLISTDRQALAEARIAYGEMDRNAEARAARVPGSLRDDPGLLYERLRWLRNKSRDDEAVQILLHPPSDLGVPKKWWAERHIIMRRMIELRDLQTAYQLTHNHGQTEGLALQQAEFMAGWLALRFFNKPEHAAKSFLNLYNGVSTPVSKSRGAYWLGRTYESLRDTATARHWYDIAATMGTTFYGQLALARLHPGGMLKIAEPDVPEAARSAFKRGVTATIIWQLQQIGQNDRTERFMIAAAWHATARNDYALLAELAKRMGKPELMVKAAKKAAAKNFILPVSGFPVLDNKLPSRPEAALIHAIIRQESMFKADAVSPAGARGLMQLMPSTARMVGKKQGIKVSNTTLFGESTNIRLGSAYLAERIDGFGGSLPLAIAAYNAGQTRARQWIETFGDPRSPRLDPVDWIELIPIYETRNYVQRVIENLQIYRARLGGGQAALGIMDDLRR from the coding sequence ATGATTGCCCGTTTTTTAACAGCCTGCCGCGCACACGTCATCCTTTTGGCGCTGATCCTGCTGGCTGTGGTATCCGTACCGCATACAGCATCGGCGCAGCAAAGCCTGAGCGATACCGACAAAAAGCATTATAAAGAAGCGTTTCGCGCGCTCGATCGCAAAAAGACCGGCGATGCGCTGGCCTTCGCCCGCCGCGCCAAGGACCAGACCCTGGCCGAGGTGATCAAGGCCGGGGCCCTTGGCCTGCCCGGCAACCCATTCAGTTTCGCCGATACCATCAGCTTCATCGAAACCCATGATGACTGGCCCGGGCTTGATGATATCCGCCGCATGGCCGAAGAAAAAATGCCCGATAGCTGGCCGGCGCAGCAAACGGTCAACTGGTTCACGGCGCACCCCGCCCTGACCATGAACGGTTTCTATCGCCATATGGATGCGCTTTTTGCCACCGGCCAGACCGCACAGGCCGCGTTGCTGATCCGCGGGCGGTGGACCGGCGGCAACTTCACCCGCGACGAATTGCGCGCCTTCCGCGCGCGGTTCAGCAGCACATTGCGCCCGCAAGACCATTGGGCCCGCACCGACCAGCTTATCTGGGATGAAGCCTACGATGCCGCCCGGCGCATGTATGATTTGATATCGACCGACCGGCAGGCGCTGGCCGAAGCACGCATCGCCTATGGAGAAATGGACCGCAATGCCGAGGCGCGCGCCGCACGCGTGCCGGGCAGCCTGCGCGACGACCCCGGATTGCTATACGAACGCTTGCGCTGGCTGCGCAACAAATCGCGCGACGACGAAGCGGTTCAGATACTTTTGCATCCGCCGTCCGATCTTGGCGTGCCGAAAAAATGGTGGGCCGAACGCCACATCATCATGCGCCGCATGATCGAGTTGCGCGATTTGCAAACCGCCTATCAGCTTACCCATAACCATGGGCAGACCGAAGGGCTGGCGCTGCAACAAGCCGAGTTCATGGCCGGGTGGCTCGCCTTGCGCTTCTTCAATAAGCCGGAGCATGCTGCCAAAAGCTTCTTGAACCTGTATAACGGTGTTTCCACGCCGGTTAGCAAATCGCGCGGCGCTTACTGGCTCGGCCGCACCTATGAATCGTTGCGCGATACCGCGACCGCGCGTCACTGGTACGATATCGCGGCAACGATGGGTACCACCTTCTACGGTCAGCTCGCGCTCGCGCGCCTGCATCCCGGCGGCATGCTCAAGATCGCAGAGCCAGACGTGCCGGAAGCCGCGCGCAGCGCCTTCAAGCGCGGCGTCACCGCCACGATTATATGGCAGCTGCAACAAATCGGGCAGAATGACCGTACGGAAAGGTTCATGATCGCGGCCGCATGGCACGCGACCGCACGCAACGATTACGCCCTGCTCGCCGAACTTGCGAAACGCATGGGCAAGCCGGAACTGATGGTCAAGGCGGCCAAGAAGGCGGCGGCCAAGAACTTTATTTTGCCCGTCAGCGGTTTTCCCGTTCTTGATAACAAGCTTCCATCCCGGCCCGAAGCCGCCCTGATCCATGCGATCATCAGGCAGGAAAGCATGTTCAAGGCAGACGCCGTCAGCCCCGCCGGCGCGCGCGGGCTCATGCAACTTATGCCGAGCACGGCGCGCATGGTCGGCAAGAAACAAGGTATCAAGGTTTCAAATACGACGCTGTTCGGCGAAAGCACCAACATACGGCTCGGCAGCGCCTATCTGGCGGAGCGGATCGATGGCTTCGGCGGTTCGCTGCCGCTGGCGATCGCGGCCTATAATGCGGGGCAGACCCGCGCACGCCAGTGGATCGAGACATTCGGCGATCCCCGCAGCCCGCGACTCGACCCCGTTGACTGGATCGAATTGATCCCCATCTATGAAACGCGGAACTATGTGCAGCGCGTGATCGAGAATCTGCAGATATACCGTGCAAGGCTGGGCGGCGGGCAGGCGGCGCTTGGAATCATGGACGATTTAAGACGGTAG
- a CDS encoding pirin family protein encodes MLTIRPAASRGQTTAGWLDSRHSFSFADYYDPDHMGYRSLRVINDDSIKPGAGFPTHGHRDMEIVTFVMQGALAHKDSLGNGASISPGEIQRMSAGTGIRHSEFNPSNDNPTRLLQIWIIPEAQGTEPGYEQKHYDKTTTSGRFGLIGSRDGRDGSVQIRQDVNLYCAHLPAGITASFALPKDRFGWLQVAEGTISANEQELTDGDGASWNDPASITFKAKSDSTILLFDLA; translated from the coding sequence ATGCTTACAATCCGCCCCGCCGCTTCGCGCGGCCAAACGACCGCCGGCTGGCTCGATAGCCGGCACAGCTTTTCCTTTGCCGATTATTATGACCCCGATCATATGGGTTACCGCAGCTTGCGCGTCATCAATGACGACAGTATCAAGCCCGGCGCCGGGTTCCCCACGCACGGCCACCGCGATATGGAAATTGTCACCTTCGTGATGCAGGGCGCGCTTGCCCACAAAGACAGCCTCGGCAACGGCGCCAGCATCAGCCCGGGTGAAATCCAGCGCATGAGCGCGGGCACCGGCATTCGCCATAGCGAATTTAACCCAAGCAACGATAACCCCACCCGCCTGCTGCAAATCTGGATCATCCCCGAAGCGCAGGGCACGGAACCGGGCTATGAACAGAAGCATTATGACAAAACCACAACCAGCGGTCGCTTCGGGCTGATCGGTTCCCGCGACGGGCGCGATGGTTCCGTGCAAATCAGACAGGATGTAAACCTGTATTGCGCCCATTTGCCGGCGGGAATCACTGCCAGCTTCGCGCTGCCGAAGGACCGTTTTGGCTGGCTGCAGGTCGCGGAGGGTACAATTTCGGCGAATGAGCAAGAATTAACGGACGGCGATGGCGCATCATGGAATGACCCGGCATCAATTACTTTCAAGGCCAAGAGCGATTCCACTATCCTCTTGTTCGACCTTGCGTAA